In the Chloroflexota bacterium genome, one interval contains:
- a CDS encoding four helix bundle protein, translated as MAENPPKELRVRTKEYALRIIRLYRSLPHSGESGVIGKQILRSGTSVGAQYREAYRAKSPRDFINKMEGSLQELDETAFWIELLIEAEIMPEERMAELAKETDELIAIFVASIKTAKKNSKT; from the coding sequence ATGGCCGAAAACCCGCCGAAAGAACTTCGCGTTCGGACAAAAGAATATGCCTTGCGCATTATCCGTCTGTACCGGTCTTTGCCCCACAGCGGTGAATCGGGTGTGATAGGCAAACAGATTTTACGAAGTGGAACATCGGTCGGAGCGCAGTATCGTGAGGCCTATCGAGCAAAATCTCCCCGTGATTTCATCAACAAGATGGAAGGCAGTCTTCAAGAACTTGACGAAACCGCATTCTGGATTGAACTTCTCATTGAAGCCGAGATCATGCCAGAAGAGCGAATGGCTGAATTAGCAAAAGAGACCGATGAACTTATTGCCATATTCGTGGCTTCCATAAAAACAGCGAAGAAAAATAGCAAAACGTAA